One window of Mesorhizobium sp. WSM4904 genomic DNA carries:
- a CDS encoding TRAP transporter substrate-binding protein, with protein sequence MLHFSKLTAVTLTFGSLLIGIANAETVLRSSDTHPDGYPTVEAVKYMGELIKQRTNGRYSIEVYHSAQLGEEKDTIEQTQSGVIDLDRVSMGPFNGIVPETAVPSLPYIFRSVEHMRHVMDGPIGDQILKAFEAHDLVGLAFYDSGARSFYNTKKDITSIADLKGMKFRVIQSDVFVDMVNALGANATPMAYGEVYSALQTGVIDGAENNWPSFESAKHYEVAKHYTLDQHQIVPEVLVMSKASWDKLSPEDQAIVRQAAKDSVVKMRELWDAQEKKSRDIVEKAGVKVSEVDKQPLIDAMKPVYDKYLATPELKDLAARIQAAK encoded by the coding sequence ATGTTGCATTTTTCGAAATTGACGGCGGTCACATTGACCTTCGGCTCGCTGCTCATCGGCATTGCCAATGCCGAGACCGTGCTGCGCTCGTCGGACACGCATCCCGACGGCTACCCGACCGTCGAGGCGGTCAAATATATGGGCGAGCTGATCAAGCAGCGGACGAATGGCCGCTATTCGATCGAGGTTTATCATTCGGCGCAGCTCGGCGAGGAGAAGGACACGATCGAGCAGACGCAATCGGGCGTGATCGACCTGGATCGTGTGTCGATGGGACCGTTCAACGGCATCGTGCCGGAAACCGCCGTGCCGTCGCTACCTTATATCTTCCGCTCGGTCGAGCATATGCGCCACGTCATGGACGGGCCGATCGGCGACCAGATCCTGAAGGCTTTCGAGGCGCATGACCTCGTCGGCCTCGCCTTCTACGATTCCGGCGCGCGTTCCTTCTACAACACCAAGAAGGACATCACCTCGATCGCCGATCTCAAGGGCATGAAGTTCCGCGTCATCCAGTCGGACGTGTTCGTCGACATGGTCAACGCGCTCGGCGCCAACGCCACGCCGATGGCCTATGGCGAGGTCTATTCCGCCCTGCAGACAGGCGTCATCGACGGCGCGGAGAACAATTGGCCAAGCTTCGAATCCGCCAAGCACTACGAGGTCGCCAAGCATTACACGCTGGATCAGCACCAGATCGTGCCGGAAGTGCTGGTGATGTCGAAGGCCAGCTGGGACAAGCTGTCGCCGGAAGACCAGGCGATCGTCAGGCAGGCGGCCAAGGACAGCGTCGTCAAGATGCGCGAGCTGTGGGACGCGCAGGAGAAGAAGTCGCGCGACATCGTCGAGAAGGCCGGCGTCAAGGTCAGCGAGGTCGACAAGCAGCCGCTGATCGACGCCATGAAGCCGGTCTATGACAAGTATCTCGCGACGCCCGAGCTCAAGGATCTCGCCGCCCGCATCCAGGCGGCGAAATGA
- a CDS encoding F0F1 ATP synthase subunit epsilon, which translates to MAEAFKFELVSPERLLVSEQVESVVIPGAEGEMTVMAQHAPVMTTIKPGVVTVKTAAGKEERYVVFGGFADILPSGCTLLAESATHVNDIDRADITRRIQEAREDAADAKDDESRAKAEQFLSQLTTLEGALIPA; encoded by the coding sequence ATGGCTGAAGCTTTCAAGTTCGAACTGGTCTCGCCGGAGCGGCTGCTCGTTTCCGAGCAGGTCGAGTCCGTCGTCATCCCGGGTGCCGAAGGCGAGATGACCGTGATGGCGCAGCACGCTCCGGTCATGACCACGATCAAGCCCGGCGTCGTCACGGTGAAGACCGCGGCCGGCAAGGAAGAGCGCTACGTGGTGTTCGGCGGCTTCGCCGACATCCTGCCTTCTGGCTGCACGCTGCTCGCCGAATCGGCGACTCATGTGAACGACATCGACCGCGCCGACATCACCCGCCGCATCCAGGAGGCGAGGGAAGACGCCGCCGACGCCAAGGACGACGAGAGCCGTGCCAAGGCCGAGCAGTTCCTCAGCCAGCTCACCACGCTGGAAGGCGCGCTTATTCCAGCCTGA
- the kduI gene encoding 5-dehydro-4-deoxy-D-glucuronate isomerase, with protein sequence MDQKHTEFSSRFAIDPTAAAAMGTDELRHNFHVEGLFQPGRINLTYTHYDRMIVGGAMPVDSVLALEAIKPTGTQAFLDRREMIAVNIGGAGTVTADGLPHEMAARDMVYLGMATQQVSFASAEPDKPAKFYLLSAPAHQSYPSQLIRVGDAKRLDLGSQATSNERSIFQFIHADGVKTCQLVVGMTQLAPGSVWNTMPCHVHDRRMEAYLYFDLAEDARVFHFMGEPEETRHIVMRNEEAVLSPGWSIHSGAGTSNYAFIWAMAGDNVDYTDVDQVAMDRLR encoded by the coding sequence ATGGATCAGAAACACACCGAATTCTCCTCGCGCTTCGCCATCGACCCGACCGCGGCCGCGGCAATGGGAACCGACGAGCTGCGCCACAATTTCCACGTCGAAGGGCTGTTCCAGCCCGGCCGTATCAACCTGACCTACACGCATTACGACCGCATGATCGTCGGCGGCGCCATGCCGGTGGATTCGGTGCTGGCGCTGGAAGCCATCAAACCGACCGGTACCCAGGCATTCCTCGACCGCCGCGAAATGATCGCCGTCAATATCGGCGGCGCCGGTACGGTGACGGCCGATGGCCTGCCCCATGAGATGGCGGCGCGCGACATGGTCTATCTCGGCATGGCCACGCAGCAGGTCTCGTTCGCTTCGGCCGAGCCGGACAAGCCGGCCAAGTTCTATCTGCTGAGCGCCCCGGCGCATCAGTCGTATCCCAGCCAGTTGATCCGCGTCGGCGACGCGAAGCGGCTCGACCTCGGCAGCCAGGCGACCAGCAACGAGCGCTCGATCTTCCAGTTCATCCATGCCGACGGGGTAAAGACCTGCCAACTCGTCGTCGGCATGACCCAGCTCGCGCCGGGCTCGGTCTGGAACACCATGCCTTGCCATGTGCATGACAGGCGCATGGAGGCCTATCTCTATTTCGACTTGGCCGAGGATGCGCGCGTCTTCCACTTCATGGGCGAGCCGGAAGAGACGCGCCATATCGTCATGCGCAACGAGGAGGCAGTGCTGTCGCCGGGCTGGTCGATCCATTCGGGCGCCGGCACATCGAACTATGCCTTCATCTGGGCCATGGCCGGCGACAATGTCGACTATACCGATGTCGACCAGGTGGCGATGGATCGGCTCAGGTGA
- a CDS encoding TRAP transporter large permease, with amino-acid sequence MALTVLFGTFVFLLIIGTPIAFCLGVASFATIIVLGLPPVVVFQRLNSGVSVFSLMAIPFFIFAGDLMVRGGIAARLVALAGSVVGHLRGGLGQVNIAASTMFGGISGSAVADASAVGGLMIPQMKARGYGIDYAVNITSVGAIIALLIPPSHNMIIYSISAGGRISIADLFTAGVIPGLLLALALMITAYLVASRRGYPTEPFAGFGRALQLLFGAIPGLVLIGIIFGGVRSGIFTATESSCIAIVYAFLVTLIIYRSMNWSDFVAATTAAVRTTAMVLMIIGCAAAFGWLLAYLRVPAALVAFLQEISGDKLVILLLINVVLLILGTFMDMSPLIIITTPIFLPVVMAYGVDPVHFGVILILNLGIGLCTPPVGAVLFVSCAIGRIPIWTAMRSIWPFYGAAFAVLMLVTYVPAISLWLPNLFH; translated from the coding sequence ATGGCCTTGACCGTGCTTTTCGGCACTTTCGTCTTCCTGCTGATCATCGGCACGCCGATTGCGTTCTGCCTCGGGGTGGCAAGCTTCGCGACGATCATCGTGCTCGGCCTGCCGCCGGTTGTGGTGTTCCAGCGGCTGAACTCGGGCGTCAGCGTCTTCTCGTTGATGGCGATACCGTTCTTCATCTTCGCCGGCGACCTGATGGTGCGCGGCGGCATCGCCGCCCGCCTCGTGGCGCTGGCCGGCTCCGTCGTCGGGCATCTGCGCGGCGGCTTGGGCCAAGTCAACATCGCCGCGTCGACCATGTTCGGCGGCATCTCCGGTTCGGCGGTGGCCGATGCATCGGCCGTCGGCGGGCTGATGATCCCGCAGATGAAGGCGCGCGGCTACGGAATCGACTATGCCGTCAACATCACCTCGGTCGGCGCCATCATCGCCCTTCTGATCCCGCCGTCGCACAACATGATCATCTATTCGATCTCGGCCGGCGGCCGCATCTCGATCGCCGACCTGTTCACGGCGGGTGTCATCCCGGGCCTGCTTCTGGCGCTCGCGCTGATGATCACGGCCTATCTGGTCGCAAGCCGGCGCGGCTATCCGACCGAGCCTTTCGCCGGTTTCGGCCGGGCGCTCCAGTTGCTCTTCGGCGCCATTCCGGGCCTCGTCCTGATCGGCATCATCTTCGGCGGCGTTCGATCGGGCATCTTCACGGCGACCGAAAGCTCCTGCATCGCCATCGTCTATGCCTTCCTGGTCACGCTCATCATCTACCGCTCGATGAACTGGAGCGACTTCGTCGCCGCCACCACCGCGGCGGTGCGCACGACGGCGATGGTCCTGATGATCATAGGCTGCGCCGCCGCCTTCGGCTGGCTGCTCGCCTATCTGCGGGTGCCGGCGGCGCTCGTCGCCTTCCTGCAGGAGATATCCGGCGACAAGCTGGTCATCCTGCTCTTGATCAATGTCGTCCTGCTGATCCTCGGCACGTTCATGGACATGTCACCGCTGATCATCATCACCACGCCGATCTTCCTGCCGGTGGTCATGGCCTACGGCGTCGATCCGGTGCATTTCGGCGTCATCCTCATCCTCAATCTCGGCATCGGCCTCTGCACGCCGCCGGTCGGGGCCGTGCTCTTCGTCAGCTGCGCCATAGGCCGCATTCCGATCTGGACGGCGATGCGGTCGATCTGGCCCTTCTACGGCGCGGCTTTCGCGGTGTTGATGCTTGTCACCTATGTGCCGGCGATATCATTGTGGCTGCCGAACCTTTTCCATTAG
- a CDS encoding mannitol dehydrogenase family protein: MNSRLSNATVAKLPGAIAIPRYDRGAVTPGIVHLGVGAFHRAHQAAYVDACLADGEADWGIVGVSLRSPDTRDALAPQDGLYTLAVRDSAGEQLQVVGSIRSLLVAPEDPDAVLAALIDPRTRIVTLTITEKAYLRAADGGLDENHPDIVHDLANPGSPKTAHGFLTEALLRRRAAGAPPFTVLCCDNLPANGATLHRLLVEFAKLRDLRLIRKDDAGLARQGDAARSGAGDLPLAGYIADEVAFPSSMVDRIVPATTDADRARIAGELGLEDAWPVMTEPFRQWVIEDRFPAGRPAWERFGVTMVEDVGPFEDMKLRLLNGAHSGIAYLGLLSGHATVDRAFADPAIRQFVDWLWAEAIPTLPQNAGLDPIPYTAELADRFANTALAHRTAQIANDGSQKLPQRIVATSLARLEAELLPEHLSLVVAAWIAACAARGSTLPESHFTDPLDAPLNEVFSKALPTRETVAAVFDLAGFAKGHAEREKLVDFVATHLVHLKQGGPILALAALGIADKKSGSGAD; the protein is encoded by the coding sequence ATGAACAGCCGCCTTTCCAACGCCACAGTCGCCAAGCTGCCAGGCGCGATTGCCATACCGCGCTACGATCGCGGCGCCGTGACGCCCGGCATCGTCCATCTCGGCGTCGGCGCTTTCCACCGCGCTCACCAGGCGGCTTATGTCGACGCCTGCCTGGCGGATGGCGAAGCGGATTGGGGCATCGTCGGCGTCTCGCTGCGCAGCCCCGACACGCGCGATGCGCTGGCGCCGCAGGACGGGCTCTACACGCTGGCGGTGAGGGACAGCGCCGGCGAGCAGCTGCAGGTGGTCGGCTCGATCCGGTCGCTGCTGGTGGCACCGGAAGATCCCGACGCGGTGCTCGCCGCGCTCATCGACCCGCGCACTCGCATCGTCACGCTGACCATCACCGAAAAAGCCTATCTGAGGGCGGCCGACGGCGGCCTCGATGAGAACCATCCCGACATCGTGCACGATCTGGCAAACCCCGGATCGCCGAAGACCGCGCATGGTTTTCTGACCGAGGCGCTTCTGCGGCGCCGCGCCGCCGGCGCGCCACCTTTCACCGTGCTCTGCTGCGACAACCTTCCGGCCAACGGCGCCACGCTGCACCGGCTGCTGGTCGAGTTTGCAAAGCTGCGCGATTTACGGCTCATCCGCAAGGATGATGCCGGGCTCGCCCGCCAGGGCGATGCCGCCCGTTCCGGCGCAGGCGATCTTCCGTTAGCCGGCTATATCGCCGACGAAGTGGCCTTTCCGTCGAGCATGGTCGACCGCATCGTGCCGGCGACTACCGATGCCGACCGCGCCCGCATCGCTGGCGAACTCGGCCTCGAGGATGCCTGGCCGGTGATGACCGAACCGTTCCGTCAATGGGTGATCGAGGATCGTTTCCCGGCCGGACGGCCGGCCTGGGAAAGATTCGGCGTCACCATGGTCGAGGACGTCGGTCCCTTCGAGGACATGAAGCTCAGGCTGCTCAACGGCGCCCATTCGGGCATAGCCTATCTGGGGCTGCTGAGTGGCCATGCTACCGTCGATCGCGCCTTTGCCGATCCGGCGATCCGGCAATTCGTCGACTGGCTATGGGCTGAAGCCATTCCAACGTTGCCACAGAACGCCGGGCTTGATCCCATACCCTACACGGCCGAACTCGCCGACCGGTTCGCCAACACCGCGCTTGCCCACCGCACGGCGCAGATCGCCAATGACGGCAGTCAGAAGTTGCCGCAGCGTATCGTCGCCACCTCCCTCGCCAGACTGGAAGCAGAATTGCTTCCCGAACATCTTTCCTTGGTTGTCGCCGCCTGGATCGCCGCATGCGCGGCGCGCGGCTCAACGCTGCCGGAAAGCCATTTCACCGACCCGCTCGACGCCCCGCTCAATGAGGTCTTCAGCAAGGCTCTTCCGACGAGAGAGACGGTCGCGGCCGTGTTCGACCTGGCGGGCTTTGCCAAGGGCCACGCGGAGCGTGAAAAGCTGGTCGATTTTGTCGCCACCCATCTCGTTCACCTGAAGCAGGGCGGTCCGATTCTTGCCCTTGCCGCGCTTGGCATCGCAGACAAGAAAAGTGGATCAGGCGCCGACTGA
- a CDS encoding LysE family translocator, translating to MIDLATLATYVAIVLGFVFIPGPATLLTVARATSSGTRVGIATGAGVAAGDVVHTVMAIFGISAIIATSAMLFSIIKYVGAAYLVYLGIRAIIEKAPADLASGALPIPAYKAFRQAILTEVLNPKTALFFLAFLPQFVRPEHGSVVLQLTVLGAVFVLLGLFSTVVFAVSAGGLGSFLRRNPAVLKWQGKVVGGIYCALGVRLALQQR from the coding sequence ATGATCGATTTGGCCACATTGGCGACCTATGTCGCGATCGTGCTTGGCTTCGTCTTCATTCCAGGGCCTGCGACGCTGCTTACCGTCGCGCGGGCGACCAGTTCGGGAACCAGGGTCGGCATCGCCACCGGCGCCGGCGTCGCTGCGGGCGATGTCGTCCACACCGTCATGGCGATCTTCGGCATCTCGGCCATCATCGCCACCTCGGCGATGTTGTTTTCCATCATCAAATATGTCGGCGCGGCCTATCTCGTTTATCTTGGTATCCGCGCCATCATCGAGAAGGCGCCGGCCGATCTCGCCAGCGGCGCTTTGCCGATACCGGCCTACAAAGCGTTCCGGCAGGCCATATTGACCGAGGTGCTGAACCCGAAGACCGCGCTGTTCTTCCTTGCCTTCCTGCCCCAGTTCGTGCGCCCGGAACATGGATCGGTCGTGCTTCAGCTGACGGTCCTCGGCGCCGTCTTCGTCCTTCTCGGCCTCTTCAGCACGGTGGTCTTCGCCGTCTCCGCCGGAGGTCTCGGCTCCTTCCTGCGCCGCAACCCGGCCGTGCTGAAATGGCAGGGCAAGGTCGTCGGCGGCATATACTGCGCCCTCGGCGTGCGGCTCGCGCTGCAGCAGCGCTAA
- a CDS encoding TRAP transporter small permease, whose product MTSTDDRPGGASAPPVRQGGGAAFWLRAERLLSGLATLALWVSGAGLTLMTIIITWQVFSRYVLNRSPSWTEACSVLLMGWFIFLGAAVGVRERTHLGFDVLLYFLPAPAKAVMRTISDIVVLAFGAGMIIYGVQLARLTWNTVMPSLALPGGVSFLPVIFGGALVCLFSLERLAGRFAGLPVDVDIHATGEEM is encoded by the coding sequence ATGACGAGCACCGACGATAGGCCCGGCGGCGCTTCAGCGCCGCCAGTGCGGCAGGGTGGCGGCGCGGCGTTCTGGCTGCGCGCCGAGCGGCTGTTGTCGGGTTTGGCGACGCTGGCGCTGTGGGTCAGCGGCGCCGGGCTGACCTTGATGACGATCATCATCACCTGGCAGGTCTTCTCGCGCTATGTGCTCAACCGCTCGCCGAGCTGGACAGAGGCCTGCTCGGTGCTGCTGATGGGCTGGTTCATCTTCCTTGGGGCTGCGGTCGGCGTGCGCGAGCGCACGCATCTCGGCTTCGACGTGCTGCTCTATTTCCTGCCGGCGCCGGCAAAGGCGGTGATGCGCACGATCTCCGACATCGTCGTGCTGGCGTTCGGCGCCGGCATGATCATCTACGGCGTCCAACTGGCCAGGCTGACCTGGAATACGGTGATGCCGTCCCTCGCCCTGCCCGGCGGCGTGAGCTTCCTGCCGGTCATTTTCGGAGGCGCGCTCGTCTGTCTTTTCTCGTTGGAGCGGCTGGCCGGGCGCTTCGCCGGGCTTCCCGTCGACGTCGACATCCACGCCACCGGGGAGGAGATGTAA
- the uxaC gene encoding glucuronate isomerase translates to MAALTDPDLLFAPETRTLARALYAGVKDLPIVSPHGHTDPRWYALNEPFPDPAQLLIVPDHYIFRMLFSQGVRLEELGVPTLDSPTLGGAPVETDGRVIWRRFAEHYYLFRGTPTRLWLDHVFEHLFGIDEPLDASTADRHYDTIAALLQREDYRPRALFERFNIEVIATTEGALDDLKWHRMIRDSGWKGRVVTAYRPDAVVDPDFEGFSTNLDRLGEITGCDTGSWAGYLEAHRQRRAYFKEFGATSSDHGHPTAETANLSDAAAGELFDRIRRGTEDERERRLFRAQMLTEMTKMSRDDGLVLQIHPGSWRNHSPAIFQKFGRDKGFDIPTRTDYVTALKPLLDCVGLERDLTIILFTLDETSYARELAPLAGVYPALRLGPAWWFHDSPEGMRRFREMTTETAGFYNTVGFNDDTRAFPSIPARHDVARRVDCAFLARLVAEHRLREEEAHELARELAYTLAKKAYRL, encoded by the coding sequence GTGGCAGCACTGACCGATCCGGACCTGCTGTTCGCGCCGGAAACGCGAACGTTGGCTCGTGCCCTTTATGCCGGGGTAAAGGACCTGCCGATCGTCAGCCCGCATGGTCACACCGACCCGCGCTGGTATGCGCTCAACGAGCCGTTTCCCGATCCGGCGCAATTGCTGATCGTGCCGGACCACTACATCTTCCGCATGCTGTTCAGCCAGGGCGTGCGGCTCGAAGAGCTCGGCGTGCCAACGCTCGATTCCCCGACGCTCGGTGGGGCTCCGGTCGAGACCGACGGCAGGGTGATCTGGCGGCGCTTCGCGGAGCATTACTATCTGTTCCGCGGCACGCCGACCCGACTCTGGCTCGACCATGTGTTCGAACATCTGTTCGGCATCGACGAGCCGCTCGATGCGAGCACGGCCGACCGCCACTACGACACGATCGCGGCGCTGCTTCAGCGCGAGGACTATCGCCCGCGGGCGCTGTTCGAGCGCTTCAACATCGAGGTCATCGCGACGACCGAAGGCGCGCTCGACGACCTCAAATGGCACCGGATGATCCGCGACAGCGGCTGGAAGGGCCGCGTCGTCACCGCCTACCGGCCGGACGCCGTGGTCGATCCCGATTTCGAAGGTTTTTCGACCAATCTCGACCGCCTGGGCGAGATCACCGGCTGCGATACCGGCAGTTGGGCCGGCTATCTCGAGGCGCACCGGCAGCGCCGCGCCTATTTCAAGGAATTCGGCGCGACCTCGTCCGATCACGGCCATCCAACCGCCGAGACCGCCAATCTTTCCGACGCCGCGGCCGGGGAACTGTTCGACCGCATCCGCCGCGGCACGGAGGACGAGCGCGAGCGGCGGCTGTTCCGCGCCCAGATGCTGACCGAAATGACCAAGATGAGCCGTGACGACGGCCTGGTGCTGCAGATCCATCCGGGGTCATGGCGCAATCATTCGCCGGCTATTTTTCAAAAGTTCGGCCGCGACAAGGGCTTCGATATCCCGACCCGGACCGACTATGTGACGGCGCTGAAGCCATTGCTCGACTGCGTCGGGCTGGAGCGCGACCTCACGATCATCCTATTCACGCTGGACGAGACGAGCTACGCGCGCGAGCTGGCGCCGCTTGCCGGCGTCTATCCCGCGCTCAGGCTCGGGCCGGCCTGGTGGTTCCACGACAGCCCGGAAGGCATGCGCCGCTTCCGCGAGATGACCACCGAGACCGCCGGCTTCTACAACACCGTCGGCTTCAACGACGATACACGCGCCTTTCCGTCGATACCGGCGCGCCACGATGTCGCCCGCCGCGTCGACTGCGCATTCCTGGCGCGGCTCGTCGCCGAGCACCGGCTGCGCGAGGAGGAAGCGCATGAGCTGGCGCGCGAGCTTGCCTATACGCTTGCCAAGAAGGCGTACCGGCTCTGA
- the lepB gene encoding signal peptidase I, producing MSSESASRSRWSTALVAVFGGPFGGFLWIGAGRLAVACLIVLDLAALAVCYIGFPVFPGIDLAWAADLSGLGMAVLSAAIVVPFAPRFRPDKWYAHGLWVLVLVLLASYGAALAIRTFLFQPFSMPSGSMEPTLQVGDYFFASKSAYGYGRYSVPFGLLPFQGRFLGSPPKRGDVVVFRPRSDPDTDYVKRIVGLPGDRIQMVDGRLHINGAPVKVEDLGEYSTRDIRSARLQRETLPEGVSYLVIDYDVSSVGDDTPEITVPTDEYFMLGDNRDNSADSRFTMGTVPYANLVGKAVRLFWNSNGVDYASRQEVNASR from the coding sequence ATGTCCAGCGAATCAGCCTCACGATCCAGATGGTCGACGGCGCTCGTGGCGGTATTCGGCGGACCGTTCGGCGGCTTCCTGTGGATCGGCGCCGGCAGGTTGGCCGTCGCCTGCCTGATCGTCCTCGATCTGGCTGCCTTGGCCGTCTGCTACATCGGATTTCCGGTTTTTCCGGGCATAGATCTCGCTTGGGCCGCCGACCTTTCAGGGCTCGGCATGGCGGTTCTGTCGGCGGCGATCGTCGTCCCTTTCGCGCCGCGCTTCAGGCCGGACAAGTGGTACGCGCACGGGCTTTGGGTCCTCGTCTTGGTCCTTCTCGCCTCGTACGGCGCTGCGCTCGCGATCCGCACCTTTCTGTTCCAGCCGTTTTCCATGCCGTCCGGCAGCATGGAGCCGACGCTTCAAGTCGGCGACTACTTCTTCGCCTCCAAATCCGCCTATGGCTATGGCCGCTACAGCGTCCCCTTCGGTTTGCTGCCGTTCCAGGGCCGGTTCCTCGGCAGCCCGCCGAAGCGGGGAGACGTGGTGGTGTTCAGGCCGCGCAGCGATCCCGACACCGATTACGTCAAGCGCATCGTCGGCTTGCCGGGCGACCGGATCCAGATGGTCGACGGCCGGCTCCACATCAACGGCGCTCCCGTCAAGGTCGAGGACCTCGGCGAATATTCCACCCGGGACATACGCTCGGCCCGGCTGCAGCGGGAAACGCTGCCGGAAGGCGTGTCCTATCTGGTGATCGACTATGATGTGAGCTCGGTCGGCGACGACACGCCCGAAATCACGGTGCCGACGGACGAGTATTTCATGCTCGGCGACAACCGAGACAATTCCGCCGACAGCCGCTTCACCATGGGCACGGTCCCCTACGCGAATCTCGTCGGCAAGGCGGTGCGCCTGTTCTGGAATTCGAATGGGGTCGACTACGCGTCGCGTCAGGAAGTGAACGCGAGCAGATAG
- a CDS encoding FadR/GntR family transcriptional regulator gives MADSTTDLRVERKPKLSETVVAAIRKQLLAGEIPPGHKLPTEGQLTETFGVSRTVVREALAKLAADGLVEARQGAGVFVTEHISTTLGVLAADMASKDSIALNVLEVRLAIEIESAGLAAIRRNAAQEAAIQEAFFEFERLLLGSQPTGPADLAFHRAIASATNNPFYVEMLDVLGRRAIPCDVTSPWSTELVQSDDYQRGLQREHLVILNAISAGDANAAREAMRAHLTASQQRYRERLHARQAYYAKSVAAASTG, from the coding sequence TTGGCCGATAGCACAACCGACCTCAGGGTCGAACGGAAGCCGAAACTGTCGGAAACGGTGGTCGCGGCAATCCGCAAGCAGCTCCTGGCGGGCGAGATTCCGCCCGGACACAAGCTGCCGACCGAGGGCCAGTTGACGGAAACCTTCGGCGTCAGCCGCACCGTCGTCCGCGAGGCGCTGGCCAAGCTCGCCGCCGACGGCCTCGTCGAGGCACGCCAAGGCGCCGGCGTCTTCGTCACCGAACACATCTCCACCACCCTCGGGGTGCTGGCCGCCGACATGGCGAGCAAGGACTCGATCGCGCTCAACGTGCTCGAGGTGCGGCTGGCGATCGAGATCGAATCGGCCGGCCTTGCCGCCATTCGCCGCAACGCCGCGCAGGAGGCGGCGATCCAGGAGGCCTTCTTCGAGTTCGAGCGGCTCCTGCTCGGCAGCCAGCCGACCGGCCCGGCCGACCTCGCCTTCCACCGCGCGATCGCCAGCGCCACCAACAATCCGTTCTATGTCGAAATGCTGGACGTGCTCGGCCGCCGCGCCATTCCTTGCGACGTGACCTCGCCCTGGTCGACGGAGCTCGTCCAGTCCGACGACTACCAGCGCGGCCTGCAGCGCGAGCACCTGGTGATCCTCAACGCGATCTCGGCGGGCGACGCCAATGCCGCGCGCGAGGCGATGCGGGCGCATCTCACCGCCAGCCAGCAGCGCTACCGCGAGCGCCTGCACGCGCGGCAGGCCTATTACGCGAAGTCGGTGGCGGCGGCATCGACTGGATGA
- a CDS encoding cupin domain-containing protein, which produces MTDFFSHPGEKAWEPTPDGNRRRVLVHTHELMMVEFAFEKGGVGALHSHPHVQASYVAEGRFEVTVDGKSEILEAGSSFIVPSNLVHGVKALEAGRLVDSFAPYRADFLA; this is translated from the coding sequence ATGACCGATTTCTTTTCCCATCCAGGCGAAAAGGCCTGGGAGCCGACGCCGGACGGCAACAGGCGGCGCGTGCTGGTGCACACGCACGAACTGATGATGGTCGAGTTCGCCTTCGAAAAGGGCGGCGTCGGCGCGCTGCATTCGCATCCGCATGTGCAGGCAAGCTATGTCGCCGAGGGTCGCTTCGAGGTCACCGTCGACGGCAAGTCGGAAATCCTGGAAGCGGGAAGCAGCTTCATCGTGCCGTCCAACCTGGTGCACGGCGTCAAGGCGCTGGAAGCGGGACGGCTGGTCGACAGTTTTGCGCCTTACCGGGCCGACTTCCTCGCCTGA
- the kduD gene encoding 2-dehydro-3-deoxy-D-gluconate 5-dehydrogenase KduD, whose translation MSDLSAFSLAGRRILVTGANTGIGQGIAVAVARAGGIVVGVGRSAMHETVEKVAAVGGRFEAVAADLGDPAKAAAMLDRVWDESGPLDGLVNNAGIIRRADAVDLTEADWDEVMDINLKTVFRLCQSFAKRVLAEPGRRGKIVNIASVLSFQGGIRVASYTASKHGVLGLTRLLACEWAPKDINVNGIAPGYIETNNTEALRADPDRSAAILGRIPAGRWGRPGDIGDAAVFLLAPASDYMHGAVMPVDGGWLAR comes from the coding sequence GTGAGCGATCTCTCCGCCTTCAGCCTTGCCGGCAGGCGCATCCTCGTCACCGGCGCCAACACCGGCATCGGCCAGGGCATCGCCGTGGCGGTGGCACGCGCCGGCGGCATCGTCGTCGGCGTCGGCCGCTCGGCGATGCATGAGACGGTGGAGAAGGTCGCGGCCGTGGGGGGACGGTTCGAGGCGGTGGCCGCCGATCTCGGCGATCCCGCCAAGGCCGCCGCCATGCTCGACCGGGTCTGGGACGAGAGCGGGCCGCTGGACGGCTTGGTCAACAATGCCGGCATCATAAGACGCGCCGATGCGGTCGACTTGACCGAGGCCGATTGGGACGAGGTTATGGACATCAATCTGAAGACGGTCTTTCGGCTCTGCCAGAGCTTTGCCAAGCGCGTGCTGGCAGAGCCCGGCCGACGCGGCAAGATCGTCAACATCGCCTCGGTGTTGAGTTTTCAGGGCGGCATCCGCGTTGCCTCCTACACCGCTTCGAAACATGGCGTGCTCGGCCTCACGCGGTTGCTCGCCTGCGAATGGGCGCCGAAAGACATCAACGTCAACGGCATCGCGCCAGGCTATATCGAGACCAACAACACCGAGGCCCTGCGTGCCGATCCCGACCGCAGCGCCGCCATCCTCGGGCGCATTCCGGCAGGACGCTGGGGCCGACCCGGCGACATCGGCGATGCGGCCGTCTTCCTGCTCGCGCCGGCGTCGGACTATATGCACGGCGCGGTGATGCCGGTGGACGGCGGCTGGCTGGCGCGGTGA